GTCGACCACCGCGACCCCCTGGGACGCCGCGACGATCGTCACCGGAACCCGGGTGCCGTCGACGGTCGTCACGAACGGTTGGTTCGCCGCGTCCGAACCGATCGCCGCGACTGGCACCAACGGCCCAGACGTCACCGGGATCACGACCACCTCGGCACGAAAATCCGTCCTGTCGACCAGGTCCACCCACCGGGCGCACCCCGACCCGCACACCGACCCTCCATCGATCCCGGTCAACAACAGATCCAACTGGCCGAACTCCGGCGACTCCACCGCCCGATCCACCCGAGCGTCCCACACCCCCTCCGGGAACGTCACCCGAACCTCGGCCGACAGCGGCACCAGGGTCCGCTGCTCGATCGACAACGGAATCCGAAACACCGGATCGTCGGGCACCACCGACACGACCTCCTCCCCGCCGCTCAGACGCGCCCCCACCTCCAACACCTCGGCGAACACGACCCGCACCGGCAAGACAGGTACGAACACGACGTCACCGGCCCGCACCACACCATCCGCCGCCACCCCCAACGACGACTGCCACACCTTCACCGCATCGCGGGTCGAGCGGCCGAACACCCCGTCCGGTTCCACCGACAACAACCCCAACCCGACAAGCAGACCCTGCAACTGGGCCACATCCGGCCCCACCGCCTTCAACGACAGATCGCGAAACGCCGGCACCGACCCTTGCGCGATCACCACCGGACGCAAATCCACCGTATACAACACATCGCCCGACGACACCGCACCGCCCACCCTCACCGGCATCGACGTCACCACACCCGACGCCCCATTACGACCAACCGGAGTCAAATCCCACTCCGCGACCGCGGTAAACGTCAACGACCGGCCAACCTCACCCTCCCCCACCGCATAGGTCACAGCCTCGGCCCCCGTCAACGGATTCCCCGGCGGAACCAACGCCCTCCGGCCCGCCCAAAACCCCACCGCACCGACACCCACGATCGCCACCGCAACCCACAGCGCAACCCATCGACGCTTCATCACACCTTCCTCATCACACCAGACACCACCGGTGAAGCCGGCCGGGCTCCCCGGAGACCTCCAACGGCACGCTTCCGGGTGGACTCCGACCGTACGACGATTGAGGATGACGTCCCAGCCGGAGCCCACCACATGACACAGCCCGTCGAACATCGACCCGCCACTCCACACACTCCAGTTTGTGTGCGTCGCCAGGCCGGTTCACGGTTGGGGACATAGCTCTTGGATTCTGTACCAGTCCGCTTGACTCATTCTCGGAACCGAGTTGTACGCAGTCCAGATGTCCTGACCGCCCATGTAGCTGTCGATGAACGTATCCAGTGACGGTGGATCGTCGACCGTGTACCCCTCGGCTTCAAGGCACGCCTTGGTGTCGACCTGTTGGTAATAGAACTCGGTGACCTGCTCCTCCGTCATCGGTTCGGACGGTGGGATATGCAGCCCCGCCCAGCAGGCAGAGACCACCGCCAGAGCCATGTTTTGCTGGTCGAGCACGACCTGGTTGTAACCGATCCCGTTACCCGGGGGGATGACGGTCACCGGATACCCTTGGTCGTTGGCGCACTGCACCTCCAGCGCAGTGACCTCGACCCAGTCGACGTCATAGTACGAAACACCTGAGAAGTCTCCGTACCCGGTGATCGGATCCAGCGTCGGTATCGGCAACACATCGGCAAAAGGCACACCCGAATCCCCATAATCGCTCAAGACGCCGGCACTGGTCGTGCCTGTCACCGTCGGAGACGTCTCCGTCACCGCAGTCGTCGTGGAGGCGCTCGACGACGTGGGTGATGCTGCGTCACCGGGGGTGCACCCGGCCAGCATCACCAACAGCACCACACCCCCGACCCACAGTCTCAATCTAGTTTCTGTGCAGCGAACCATGTGACCTTCTAGCTGATGTCCGTGCACCAGCCGTGCGTATCGTTGTCATACAGCACGCCACCGAACTCATAGACGACCCAGTCGAAGGCAAAAGCATTCCCAATCGACTGGTGGGTCCTCACAGTCGAGCCGTCGTTCCAACTCCCTCTGACACCTCCATACGGGTCGGCTTGATAGTGCTGGACCTGTCCTGACGACCTCGACTGGATACCAGCGATGTAGGTACCGCAGTCCTGGTGGCCCTGCTTCTCAAGCGTCTGGATTGTTGCCCCAGCAGGCAATGCTGCCATCGCAGCCAACACGACAACCAGTACGAGGACAGTGATTCGCTTCATCTTGCGAACTCCCCTTTCCTGGATCTCACACCTCTCACTGTATGTATTCGCGAAAGAGCCGTCCTCTGTTCCCAAAGAGTGGAGATTCGGGCGCAAGGTTCCCGAACCGACGCAAGAATCTTCGTGCTGTCCTGGTTGCCCGCCGCTTCCGACTCCTGTCCGTATTCTGTCCGTCAGAGGAACAGGAATGGGCGAGAATCGACGGGCATTGACCGGTGGGTGAATGTCCAGGTCGCGGCAGGTTCTTGGGTCATTCCTCCTGGTCATCGGAACCCGCCGTGTCAGGCGTATGACCTGTTGGTCGCAGGTTTGAGTCCTGCCGGGCTCACAACATGCGCCCAGGGAACCATGAGGAGAACCCCCGGACCAGGTGGTTCTTGTCGAGGATACCGGAGCTATCTGGCCTTGATATTCGCGGGGCGAACGATCCGAGCGACCCAGCTGTGCTCGGGTCGAGGCTTGGTGCATGGTCCACGCGGATCCAAGCCCGATCTGGTGCCGCGCCAGCCAACGTTCGGAGTGTCGATGGCGAGGCAGGGGCGTTGCTCACAAGGCCCTACAACGAAGGCACACCTATGAGTGCGCCGAGGCGGAGAATGCAGTGAGCGGCGTTCCTGGCCGCCAGAACGGCGCCAAGGCTGCCTGACGGGGTGCTAGCTCGGCTCAGAGCCGCACAGAGTACACTGCCATTTGTGCTCCATTTGTGCTGAGATGTTGAGAAACGTCGACAAAGGCCAGGTGGCGATGCGAAGTGTCACGAACGGGAAGCCCCAGCTAACGGGGCCAGAATAGCCTCCCACGCAGGGGTTTCGTTGGTGGCCAGGGGCAGAATCGAACTGCCGACCCCAGGTTTTTCAGACCTGTGCTCTTCCTACTGAGCTACCTGGCCGAGCAGGTTGGCGGGGACGACGGGATTTGAACCCGCGACCTCCGGCTTGACAGGCCGGCGTGAACTCCAGGCTTCACCACGCCCCCAAGACCGCTCCACGGCGCAGCCGTGTAGACGGCGGCAGTATAGGGGGTCTGGAACCCGCCCGGGTTCGTCAGCCATGCCGCAGCAGAATCTTGCCGAACTGGTCATTGCCCTGCATGCGGCCCAGAGCCGTGGGGAGATCGTCGAAGGCGAAGACGGAATCGACGAGGACCGGCACCTGTCCTGTGGCGACGAGGCGTGTTGTCGACGCGAACTCACCGAAGTCGTACATGGTCGACCCGATGATCTCGAGCTGTTTGAAGAACAACCTCGGAACGGTGAGTTCCACGGTCGTTCCTCCCGTTGCTCCACACGTGACGAGACGGCCGCCCTTCTCGAGGGAGCGAACAGAGGTGTCCCACGTCGGTTTGCCGACGTTCTCGAGCACGACATCGGCACCGGCACCGGTAGCTGCTTTGAGGGCGCGGTCGTAACCCTCGTCGGAGAGGAACCCACCGTCCGCTCCCAGCGAGATCGCCTTCTCGATCTTCTCGGCATTCCGAGAAGTGACGAACACGGTCGCTCCCATCGCCTTGCCGATGAGCATCCCGGCGCTCGACACGCCGCCTCCGACGCCGATCACCAGCAGCACCTCACCGGCCTGAAGACGAGCCCTGCGCAGCATGCGGTACGCGGTCCCGTAGGCGAGACCGTACGCGCCCGCCTCCTCCCAGCTCAGTGACGAAGGTTTCGCCGTGACGTTTCGGGCCGGGGCGACGACCTGTTCTGCGAAGGTCCCCCAGCGGTGCTCCCCGAGGATCTGATACGCATCACAGAATGGCGTATTCCCGCGCAGGCACGCCGCACAGTGTCCGCAGGAGACCGACGGATTGACGATGACTTCATCGCCGATGGCCAATCCGGCGACATCTGCTCCGATGGCATCGACGACGCCTGCACCGTCCGCGCCGGCGACGTGGGGGAGCGGGGGTTTCGGCATCCCCATGGACGACCAGATATCGAGGTGGTTGAGGGCCGATGTCTTCAGGTGAACTCGGACCTCCCCGGGGCCAGGGCTGGGGGTCTGGACGTCCTCGAGTGTGAAGGAATCCGGTCCATCGATGTCGTGAAGGAGCCATGCTTTCATGACAAGCAGCGTAGTAGCGGCCTGTTCCCGGGGTCGGGTCCAGAGTCCCTCGATCACTTTGCGAGGTCACTGAACCTCGTGTGTGAGACATGTCGGCGGCTGTGGTCGGCAGGCTGGTGGGCGGCTCGTCCTCAGAGTGCTGCGAGCGCCTCGGCGAACTCGGTCGGGAACCGGGTCGGCCTGCCGTCGAGGTCGGTGACCGCCGCGCGGATCTCGAGCGTGGCGATCAACGTGTCATCTCGGAACATCCGCTGCTGCCACATGGACGAAGCGCGCCTTCGTTCTTTCACGGCCGTCTCGATCCGGAGCGTGTCACCGCCGACGGCCGGGACGAGGAACCGGGCGTCGGCCTCGACGACCACCACATGGATCCCCACTGCCGACATCTGATCCATGGCGAGCCCCACCGATTCGAGTGCCTCGATGCGTGCGGTCTCGAAGTAGCCGAAGTACGCGGTGTGGTTCACGTGGCTGTAGGGATCCAGTTCGTAGAAGCGAACTTTGAGGGTCGTCGTGTGTGCCATGAGTGGACAGGCTACTGCAGGCGTTCCCACGTGGGCGTAGCATTGCGCCGGGAGAGGAGACTCCAGATGCTGCCGTGGCTCAACGTTGCGGTGATGGTCGGCGCCACGATCTTGACGTTCGTCTTCTATGTGGCGAGCGTCCGGCCGGCGGCGCTGTCGCGACGGATCGGTGCCGAAGCCGCCTATCGGACGTGCACGCGGTTCCGGGTCCTCTCCGCGGTGATGATGACGGTCGTCGGGATCAACTACGTGGTGTATGCGTTCTTCCCGTTGCCGTGGTCGTTCCCGAAGACGTTTCCCTGGCCCTACTGGGTGTCCGCGCTGATCGCCGTCGTTATCGCCATTCCTTCGGGCATCGTGTTCGCCCGCGGGATGAAGGACGCCGGCGAGGAGACCATGGTTCTCAAGGAACAGCACACCATGTACGGCGGAATCTACGAGAAGATCAGGCATCCACAGGCCGCGGGCGAGGTCTGGTACTGGTGGGTGATCGCCTTCCTGTGCCACTCACCCTTCCTGGCGATCTACTCGTTCGTGTGGCTTCCGCTGTTCCATCTCATGTCGCGGGCGGAGGAGCGTGATCTGTTGATCAGATACGGGGACGACTACCGGGCCTACAGGGAACGCACGGGCATGTATCTCCCAAGACGGGCGCACACCGGCTCATAGGCCGACGACTCCGTCGGGGTCGATGCGGAAACGGATCGATGTGCCGGGCTCCTCGGCGTGGTCGAGGTCGGCCTGGAGGATCGTCCCGTCGGGCATTTCGAGGTGGGTCGTGTAGTGGCCTCCCCGGAAGCTGCGTTGCGCGACGACGGCTTCGAGCGGACCGTTCTCCGTGATGGCGTCCTGTCTGATGATCACCTGGTGTGGGCCGTCGGAGACTCCCGGGGCTTCGAACGTGCCCCACGGTGCAGTGGCGATCCCGCCGGACACGTTGACCGTGACCACGTTGGCGAATCCGAGGAACCGGGCCACCCATGCGTCCACCGGTGCTCGCCACACCTGCTCGGGAGTACCGGCTTGGGCAACCGTGCCGTCTCGTAGGATGACGATCCAGTCGGCGATCCCGAATGCCTCCTCCTGGTCGTGGGTGACGTAGATCGCGGTGATGTTGTGAGTCACGAAGAGGTCTCTGAGCTCTGGAACGATCCGCTCTCTCAACGTCCGGTCGAGGGATCCGACGGGTTCGTCGAGCATCAGGACCTTGGGTTCGGGTGCGAGCGAACGAGCCAGGGCCACACGCTGCTGCTCACCGCCGGAGAGATGCCCGACGCCCCGATCTTCGTACCCTGCCAGCCCCACCCAGCGAAGCACCTCCGCGACTCTGCGGTCCACGTCGGGGCGGTCTTCGATGCCGAAGGCGACGTTTGCGCCGACGGTCATATGCGGAAACAGGGCGTAGTCCTGGAACATCAGTCCGAAGCCTCGGGCATGTGGTGGTGTGTGGTCGAGTGGCTCTCCGTTCCAGGCGATGGATCCGGAGTCGGGGCGTTGCAGGCCGGCGATGGTTCGCAGTAGCGTCGTCTTTCCACTTCCGCTGGGACCGAGGATCGCGACGACCGTTCCGTCCGTCACGGTCAGGTTCACATCGTGGAGGAATGGCACTCCTGCGAAGGAGACGGCGAGGTCCTTCACTTCGAGCATCAGAAATCACCCAACTCGCCGAACCGGAACCGCTCGATGAGGAGTATCGAGAGTGCGGTGAGCACCATGAGCACCGTTGCGAGTGCCAGCGCCTGATCGAGGGTGCCCGGTCGTCCGAGCAGACGGAAGATCGCGATCGGCAGCGTGGGCGTCGCCGGCCGGGCAATGAAACTCGTGGCGCCGAACTCTCCGAGGGATATGGCGAACGCGAACCCTGCGCCGACCAGTCCGGCGCGAAACACCATCGGGAGGTCGATCCGTCGCCACACGCGGGAGGGGGGAGCGCCGAGCATTGCCGCAGCTTCGCGCAGCTTCTCCTTCACGGACCGCATTACCGGGACGGCGGTTCGCACGACGAACGGGATTGCGACGAGCGCGTGGGCGATCGGTATCAGCACCGGTGAGGTCCTCAGGTCGACCGGTCGTCCGAGCGCCACGAGGAAACCGAACCCGATCGTCACCGCGGACGTGCCGAGGGGGAGCATCAGCAGCACGTCGAAGGCTCTGGAGAGAAGACCCGTCCGGTAGGCGACGATTGCCGCAGCCGCCATGCCGACGGTCACGGCAATCACGGTCGCCGCGAAGGCGAAGAGGATCGAGTTCCGGATGGCTTCCACCGGTGGGACGAAGAGGGCGGAGGTCGGTGTGGCGAGGGATCGGTAGGCGGCGAGCCCGAACCCGGCGTCGGTCCGCAGGGAGCGTTCGATGAGTACCGCCAGGGGGGTTCCGAGGAAGAGACCGGTGAAGCCAAGGGTGATACCGACGATGGCCCGGTCGCGCAACGTCCTGGGTGTCCGTGAGACTTCCTGTGCCGGGCGCAGCGGCAGTTCGATCATGCGCCGCTGTTGGTAGCGCGAGTACGCGAACAGGATCGACGTGACGCCGACGAGTTGAATCACGGCGAGTGCACTCGCGATCGGCAACTGCAGATAGGAGATCGTCTGGCGCCAGATCTCGACTTCGATCGTGGCGAAGCGAAGACCTCCGAGGATGAGGATCACTCCGAAGGACGTGAAGGTGAACAGGAACACGATCGATCCTGCCGCCGCCA
This sequence is a window from Actinomycetota bacterium. Protein-coding genes within it:
- a CDS encoding peptidoglycan-binding protein produces the protein MKRRWVALWVAVAIVGVGAVGFWAGRRALVPPGNPLTGAEAVTYAVGEGEVGRSLTFTAVAEWDLTPVGRNGASGVVTSMPVRVGGAVSSGDVLYTVDLRPVVIAQGSVPAFRDLSLKAVGPDVAQLQGLLVGLGLLSVEPDGVFGRSTRDAVKVWQSSLGVAADGVVRAGDVVFVPVLPVRVVFAEVLEVGARLSGGEEVVSVVPDDPVFRIPLSIEQRTLVPLSAEVRVTFPEGVWDARVDRAVESPEFGQLDLLLTGIDGGSVCGSGCARWVDLVDRTDFRAEVVVIPVTSGPLVPVAAIGSDAANQPFVTTVDGTRVPVTIVAASQGVAVVD
- a CDS encoding ABC transporter ATP-binding protein, producing the protein MLEVKDLAVSFAGVPFLHDVNLTVTDGTVVAILGPSGSGKTTLLRTIAGLQRPDSGSIAWNGEPLDHTPPHARGFGLMFQDYALFPHMTVGANVAFGIEDRPDVDRRVAEVLRWVGLAGYEDRGVGHLSGGEQQRVALARSLAPEPKVLMLDEPVGSLDRTLRERIVPELRDLFVTHNITAIYVTHDQEEAFGIADWIVILRDGTVAQAGTPEQVWRAPVDAWVARFLGFANVVTVNVSGGIATAPWGTFEAPGVSDGPHQVIIRQDAITENGPLEAVVAQRSFRGGHYTTHLEMPDGTILQADLDHAEEPGTSIRFRIDPDGVVGL
- a CDS encoding acyl-CoA thioesterase, yielding MAHTTTLKVRFYELDPYSHVNHTAYFGYFETARIEALESVGLAMDQMSAVGIHVVVVEADARFLVPAVGGDTLRIETAVKERRRASSMWQQRMFRDDTLIATLEIRAAVTDLDGRPTRFPTEFAEALAAL
- a CDS encoding iron ABC transporter permease, with protein sequence MRTPARLRERVGGVILVVLPLVFLGYFFAYPLGAILSKSLLQAGRVDLTPFADVFRRGTLRNAIWFTVWQATASMLLTLVVALPTAYVFARYRFPGKNLLRAAITVPFVLPTVVVGTAFLALLGPTGLIDLSGTVWLILIAHVFFNYAIVVRTVGGFWANLDPRLEEAARMLGAGRWRTFRTVTLPLLRPALAAAGSIVFLFTFTSFGVILILGGLRFATIEVEIWRQTISYLQLPIASALAVIQLVGVTSILFAYSRYQQRRMIELPLRPAQEVSRTPRTLRDRAIVGITLGFTGLFLGTPLAVLIERSLRTDAGFGLAAYRSLATPTSALFVPPVEAIRNSILFAFAATVIAVTVGMAAAAIVAYRTGLLSRAFDVLLMLPLGTSAVTIGFGFLVALGRPVDLRTSPVLIPIAHALVAIPFVVRTAVPVMRSVKEKLREAAAMLGAPPSRVWRRIDLPMVFRAGLVGAGFAFAISLGEFGATSFIARPATPTLPIAIFRLLGRPGTLDQALALATVLMVLTALSILLIERFRFGELGDF
- a CDS encoding isoprenylcysteine carboxylmethyltransferase family protein; translation: MLPWLNVAVMVGATILTFVFYVASVRPAALSRRIGAEAAYRTCTRFRVLSAVMMTVVGINYVVYAFFPLPWSFPKTFPWPYWVSALIAVVIAIPSGIVFARGMKDAGEETMVLKEQHTMYGGIYEKIRHPQAAGEVWYWWVIAFLCHSPFLAIYSFVWLPLFHLMSRAEERDLLIRYGDDYRAYRERTGMYLPRRAHTGS
- a CDS encoding zinc-binding dehydrogenase encodes the protein MKAWLLHDIDGPDSFTLEDVQTPSPGPGEVRVHLKTSALNHLDIWSSMGMPKPPLPHVAGADGAGVVDAIGADVAGLAIGDEVIVNPSVSCGHCAACLRGNTPFCDAYQILGEHRWGTFAEQVVAPARNVTAKPSSLSWEEAGAYGLAYGTAYRMLRRARLQAGEVLLVIGVGGGVSSAGMLIGKAMGATVFVTSRNAEKIEKAISLGADGGFLSDEGYDRALKAATGAGADVVLENVGKPTWDTSVRSLEKGGRLVTCGATGGTTVELTVPRLFFKQLEIIGSTMYDFGEFASTTRLVATGQVPVLVDSVFAFDDLPTALGRMQGNDQFGKILLRHG